In one window of Carassius auratus strain Wakin chromosome 28, ASM336829v1, whole genome shotgun sequence DNA:
- the LOC113046525 gene encoding uncharacterized protein LOC113046525 has translation MAERLERLIRKRRAVRASTTRLLQDIETEVDKEDPVIERLRELLALLSEKGETLLELDVGIEEGTDTDDLENEIADVEDYKERVITAKSRAHRVIQRNRESSRPSSTEPSLHRQTVKLPKLIINKFNGEISQWQDFWNQFETAIHKNDALSKTEKFNYLKTYLTGAASKAIAGLMLTDSNYDHAIELLQNRFGRKDLLVNAHMTKLLNLCPVKKSNDVTALRQLYDECEVHIRSLESLGVASEAYGSLLCPVLLQMIPDDITLQYSRQRGASDEWKVSEVMEFLQKEILSRERTMQLIKPSNSRDSQSYQKPVKRQDTSFEMKHRKHNMPSAAVLQTTSQRIQNCLFCDSAAHKTELCPETDIAARKDKLMKMGRCFVCLGPKHIARFCKTKMCCNVCGSRHHSAVCERRETRNSDTDDNKDNVVSSFASHSVKIQPAKQNNTVLLQTVRACAEGPGGCRNIRCLLDGGSQRSFISENTVRALKLPVIKQETVTLHTFGSTAPVTAKRNTVKLTLQNIWKKEQKIEIEALETPQVCTAVMKIPGEHIQAELERKGLQLADHTDDGTYDTELSMLIGADYYWRIVSGRVERITDALVAIESIFGWSVQGPVKMSSVADSACMQVQVTEDTLVSERLKAFWEIESLGITMKQTDSPEDEEALHKFEKTTLYKDGRYEVELPWRPDKPELPDNYRIARKRFEGLKRKLQSDVVMCHRYNEVVNDYLEQGIVEDAVEEESSPTTVKYYMPHHAVLREDKVTTKLRVVFDASSHDTDSPSLNDCLLTGPNLNPDLLSILIKFRLHAIAFTADIKKAFLQISLAEKDRDAVRFLWLDALPHEVRGEKLRVLRMTRVVFGVSPSPFLLAATVRKHLKKYEAQLPEVVKIIKESLYVDDFISSASDVENAFSITANAKQIMSTASMDLCKWTTNCPELKEKWKMMMNELAPETETPGAVLKVLGLVWRTEKDDFVFDLTALLDAVAKRENTKRSVLKLSARIFDPIGFLTPFTVRVKCLFQEMWIRGLGWDEELPTDLAKEWQSWCSELPQIHHIVIPRWYGIKSEHKHDAQQLHVFCDASEKAYSTVAYLLREADDGTKSTCLVASKSRVAPLKKMSLPRLELMGAVIGARLGNNLLKPLNMELQQVHLWTDSMIVLQWIRSPAYRWKQFVSNRVAEIQSLTNPAMWFHCKGKANPADLPTRGQTVANLKESGLWWKGPPFLTTPNLSEESDEDQSVEDVTNELKQVQQISVQLSSSSDQSETEPVLDLPKYSKLKRVLRVTAWIKRFVHNTSSNSRRRGELTAEEMFEAEKYWTKVTQVCSFSHEISLMKAGKTLNSDSKIRDLKPFLDADELLCVGGRLQQSDFSYREKHPWILPSKGRYCELLVQYNHEVTMHSGLRDTLVQIRSRHWILRGRQLVKGILSKCTVCKRFKAKPAQQDTAPLPRDRIIESPPFAVTGIDFAGPLYVKNDHVLCKAYVALFTCAVTRAVHLELVSSQSTESFLLALKRFVSRRGLCKVIYSDNAKTFKRANQDLSELWHAIKDPQLLEYFSGKGISWRFIVERAAWWGGFWERLVRSVKTCLRKVLGRASLTFEEMTTLLTEVEATLNSRPLTFVHNEADEPQPLTPAHFLVGERLTSLPPKPFPADHDHTTVSKEEMTRRWGYKNRLMTNLWNRWRKDYLLDLKSAHSCSTQKPTVLKTGDIVLIGDANMPRQTWKLGKIEELFPGRDGKVRSCAVRTSTGTVLRRPVQLLYALEI, from the coding sequence ATGGCGGAGCGACTTGAAAGACTAATCAGAAAACGGAGAGCTGTACGCGCTTCCACAACGAGACTTTTACAAGACATCGAAACAGAGGTAGACAAAGAAGATCCAGTCATTGAACGATTACGTGAACTGTTAGCCCTGTTATCTGAAAAGGGGGAAACGCTGCTGGAGTTGGATGTTGGAATCGAGGAAGGGACGGACACCGATGATTTGGAGAATGAAATCGCTGATGTTGAGGATTATAAAGAGCGAGTCATAACCGCGAAATCACGCGCGCACCGAGTGATACAGAGAAACCGGGAAAGTAGCAGACCGAGCAGCACAGAACCCTCGctgcacagacaaacagttaAGTTGCCCAAGTTGATTATAAACAAGTTTAACGGTGAAATTAGTCAGTGGCAAGACTTTTGGAATCAGTTTGAAACCGCTATTCACAAGAACGATGCGCTGAGCAAAACAGAGAAGTTCAATTATTTAAAGACGTACCTAACCGGCGCTGCTTCAAAGGCAATAGCGGGACTGATGTTAACAGACAGTAATTATGATCACGCGATCGAGCTGCTGCAGAATCGGTTCGGAAGAAAAGACCTGCTTGTTAACGCTCATATGACCAAACTGCTGAATCTCTGCCCAGTAAAGAAATCAAACGATGTCACTGCTTTGAGACAACTTTATGATGAATGTGAAGTACATATCCGCAGCTTAGAATCGCTGGGTGTCGCATCAGAGGCTTATGGCAGCTTGTTGTGCCCTGTTCTGCTACAGATGATTCCAGATGACATTACTCTCCAGTACAGTCGACAGAGAGGAGCCAGCGATGAATGGAAAGTCTCAGAAGTTATGGAATTCCTGCAGAAAGAGATTCTGAGCAGAGAAAGAACCATGCAGCTGATTAAGCCAAGTAATTCAAGAGACAGTCAAAGTTATCAGAAACCAGTTAAAAGACAAGACACATCATTTGAAATGAAGCACAGAAAACACAACATGCCATCAGCTGCAGTGCTGCAAACCACCAGTCAAAGAATACAGAACTGCCTTTTCTGTGATAGTGCAGCACACAAAACAGAACTGTGTCCCGAAACTGATATTGCTGCACGAAAGGACAAACTGATGAAGATGGGAAGATGCTTTGTGTGTCTTGGGCCAAAGCACATCGCAAGATTCTGTAAGACTAAAATGTGCTGTAATGTATGTGGAAGCCGACACCACAGTGCTGTATGTGAAAGAAGAGAGACACGCAATTCTGACACTGATGATAACAAGGACAATGTAGTTTCTTCTTTTGCTTCCCATTCAGTAAAGATACAGCCCGCTAAACAGAACAACACTGTGCTTCTGCAGACTGTAAGAGCATGTGCAGAAGGACCTGGTGGATGTAGAAATATTCGCTGCTTACTGGATGGAGGCAGTCAGAGAAGCTTCATCAGTGAAAACACAGTGAGAGCTTTAAAGTTACCTGTGATCAAGCAAGAAACAGTCACTCTTCATACTTTTGGCTCTACAGCACCAGTTACAGCAAAGCGCAACACAGTCAAATTAACTCTGCAGAACATCTGGAAAAAGGAGCAGAAAATTGAAATAGAAGCACTCGAGACACCCCAAGTGTGCACTGCCGTGATGAAGATCCCAGGTGAGCACATCCAAGCGGAGCTGGAACGAAAAGGCTTGCAGTTAGCAGATCATACAGACGACGGCACTTATGATACAGAGTTGTCAATGCTGATTGGTGCCGATTACTACTGGCGTATAGTGTCAGGCCGAGTAGAAAGAATTACAGATGCACTTGTAGCCATTGAGAGCATCTTTGGATGGTCAGTGCAAGGCCCAGTCAAAATGTCCAGTGTTGCTGATTCAGCCTGCATGCAAGTACAAGTTACTGAAGACACACTGGTTTCAGAGCGCCTGAAAGCCTTCTGGGAAATAGAGTCTCTCGGTATCACCATGAAGCAGACAGACAGTCCTGAGGATGAGGAGGCTCTTCACAAGTTTGAAAAGACAACTCTGTACAAAGATGGAAGATATGAAGTTGAACTGCCGTGGCGACCTGACAAGCCAGAACTTCCAGATAACTACAGAATAGCAAGGAAAAGATTTGAAGGCCTTAAGAGAAAGTTGCAGTCAGATGTAGTGATGTGTCACCGATATAATGAAGTTGTGAACGATTACCTTGAGCAGGGCATTGTCGAAGATGCAGTGGAGGAGGAGTCATCTCCGACCACTGTGAAATACTATATGCCTCATCATGCTGTTCTCCGCGAAGACAAGGTAACAACAAAACTCAGAGTAGTGTTTGATGCCTCATCACATGACACAGACTCTCCATCACTTAATGACTGTCTGCTTACTGGTCCTAACCTGAATCCAGATCTGCTCAGTATATTAATCAAGTTCAGACTGCATGCGATTGCATTTACAGCAGATATCAAAAAGGCTTTCTTGCAAATTTCTCTTGCTGAGAAGGACCGAGATGCTGTGCGATTCCTCTGGCTTGATGCACTGCCTCATGAAGTCAGAGGTGAGAAGCTGCGTGTGCTACGGATGACGAGGGTGGTGTTTGGAGTATCTCCCAGCCCATTTCTCCTCGCAGCTACAGTGAGAAAACATTTGAAGAAATATGAAGCCCAACTTCCTGAGGTAGTAAAGATAATAAAGGAATCACTTTATGTCGATGACTTTATCTCAAGTGCAAGTGACGTAGAGAATGCTTTCTCCATAACTGCTAATGCCAAACAGATTATGTCCACAGCTAGCATGGACCTTTGCAAATGGACAACGAACTGTCCAGAGTTGAAGGAGAAATGGAAAATGATGATGAATGAGCTTGCGCCAGAGACAGAGACACCAGGAGCTGTACTGAAGGTGCTAGGCTTGGTGTGGAGGACTGAAAAGGATGATTTCGTCTTTGATCTGACTGCATTGCTGGACGCTGTAGCAAAAAGAGAGAACACCAAAAGGAGCGTTCTGAAACTCTCTGCTCGCATATTCGACCCAATAGGCTTTCTGACTCCTTTCACTGTGCGGGTGAAATGCCTTTTTCAAGAGATGTGGATACGAGGCCTTGGCTGGGATGAGGAGCTGCCTACAGATCTTGCAAAAGAATGGCAAAGCTGGTGTTCAGAACTTCCACAGATCCACCACATAGTCATTCCCCGCTGGTATGGAATAAAATCTGAGCACAAGCATGATGCACAACAACTTCATGTGTTCTGTGACGCAAGTGAGAAAGCTTACAGTACAGTTGCATACTTGCTGCGAGAGGCGGATGATGGAACAAAGTCTACATGCCTCGTTGCTTCAAAGTCCAGGGTAGCCCCGCTGAAAAAGATGTCCCTGCCACGTCTTGAGTTGATGGGAGCAGTCATTGGAGCAAGACTAGGAAACAACTTGCTAAAGCCTCTGAATATGGAGCTACAACAGGTTCACCTTTGGACAGATTCAATGATCGTACTACAGTGGATTCGCAGTCCAGCTTACAGATGGAAACAGTTTGTGTCAAACAGAGTAGCTGAAATACAGTCTTTAACCAACCCGGCAATGTGGTTTCACTGCAAAGGCAAGGCCAATCCAGCAGATCTCCCAACCAGAGGTCAGACCGTAGCTAATCTGAAAGAAAGCGGACTGTGGTGGAAAGGACCCCCATTTCTGACTACTCCAAATCTGTCTGAGGAAAGTGATGAAGATCAGAGTGTTGAAGACGTGACTAATGAGCTAAAACAAGTTCAGCAGATCAGTGTGCAACTCAGCAGCAGCAGTGACCAAAGTGAAACAGAACCTGTGCTAGATTTACCGAAGTACAGTAAACTGAAAAGGGTATTGCGGGTTACTGCTTGGATTAAGAGGTTCGTGCACAACACAAGTTCAAACTCAAGGAGAAGAGGTGAGTTGACTGCTGAAGAAATGTTTGAGGCTGAGAAGTACTGGACCAAAGTGACACAAGTTTGCAGTTTTAGTCATGAGATTAGTTTGATGAAAGCTGGAAAAACCCTGAATTCAGATTCCAAAATCAGAGATCTGAAACCTTTCCTTGATGCTGATGAATTGCTCTGTGTTGGAGGCAGATTGCAACAGTCAGACTTCAGTTACAGAGAAAAACACCCATGGATTCTACCTAGCAAAGGCAGATATTGTGAGCTGCTGGTCCAGTACAACCATGAAGTTACCATGCATTCTGGTCTAAGAGACACTCTTGTACAAATAAGAAGTAGACACTGGATTTTGCGAGGCAGACAACTCGTAAAGGGTATCCTGTCAAAATGTACTGTTTGCAAAAGATTTAAAGCAAAACCCGCACAACAGGACACGGCTCCACTCCCACGAGACAGAATAATAGAGAGCCCTCCATTCGCAGTGACTGGTATAGACTTTGCAGGTCCACTGTATGTGAAGAATGATCATGTGCTATGCAAGGCTTATGTTGCTCTGTTCACATGTGCAGTCACCAGAGCAGTGCATTTGGAGCTTGTATCAAGTCAGTCAACAGAAAGCTTCCTGTTAGCACTTAAGCGATTTGTTTCTAGAAGAGGATTGTGCAAGGTCATTTATTCAGACAATGCCAAAACTTTCAAAAGAGCAAACCAAGACCTCAGTGAGCTGTGGCATGCCATCAAAGATCCACAACtgctggaatacttctcagggaAGGGCATCAGCTGGCGCTTCATCGTAGAGCGAGCGGCCTGGTGGGGTGGATTTTGGGAAAGGCTAGTGAGGTCTGTAAAGACGTGCCTGAGAAAGGTGCTAGGAAGAGCATCGCTCACCTTTGAAGAAATGACTACACTCCTCACAGAAGTAGAAGCTACACTGAATTCCAGACCCCTTACCTTTGTCCACAATGAAGCTGACGAGCCACAGCCACTGACACCTGCTCACTTCCTGGTTGGTGAACGACTAACTTCACTGCCGCCAAAACCATTTCCTGCAGACCATGATCATACCACTGTGAGTAAGGAAGAGATGACAAGGAGGTGGGGATACAAAAACAGACTCATGACTAATCTGTGGAATCGTTGGAGGAAAGACTATCTGCTAGACTTGAAATCTGCACATTCTTGCAGCACACAGAAACCCACTGTGCTGAAAACAGGTGACATTGTTCTCATAGGAGATGCCAACATGCCAAGACAAACCTGGAAATTAGGAAAAATTGAAGAGCTGTTTCCAGGCAGAGATGGCAAAGTTAGATCCTGTGCTGTTCGCACATCCACAGGAACTGTATTAAGAAGACCCGTTCAGTTGCTTTATGCATTAGAGATTTAA
- the LOC113046553 gene encoding transcription factor Sox-9, protein MNLFDSCLKMSAEQDKSLSDAPSPSMSEDSASGSGSGSGSDSESSRLADFKKDEEGDKFPVCIRDAVSQVLKGYDWTLVPMPVRVNGSSKSKPHVKRPMNAFMVWAQAARRKLADQYPHLHNAELSKTLGKLWRLLNEGEKRPFVEEAERLRVQHKKDHPDYKYQPRRRKSVKNGQSESEDGEQTHISPNAIFKALQQADSPASSMGEVHSPGDHSGQSQGPPTPPTTPKTDLPSSKADLKREGRPLQEGIDFGAVDIGELSSDVISNMEPFDVHEFDQYLPPHGHPGVGSGAQAYPAGFGGAWMSKQHPMGEQRTQIKTEQLSPSHYSEQQPPQQQGSPQHVAYGCFNLQHYSSSSSSSGGGGGGGGSYYNYSEHQSPAGSYYSQYPAFSYQRPMYPPIADSPQHWEQQPVYTQLSRP, encoded by the exons ATGAATCTGTTCGACTCGTGCCTGAAGATGAGCGCCGAGCAGGACAAGAGTCTGTCCGACGCGCCCAGCCCGAGCATGTCCGAGGACTCGGCGTCCGGCTCCGGCTCCGGCTCCGGCTCGGACAGCGAGAGCAGCCGCCTCGCAGACTTCAAGAAGGACGAGGAGGGGGACAAGTTCCCCGTGTGCATCCGGGACGCGGTGTCCCAGGTGCTGAAGGGCTACGACTGGACCCTGGTGCCCATGCCCGTGCGGGTGAACGGCTCCAGCAAGAGCAAGCCGCACGTCAAGAGACCCATGAACGCGTTCATGGTGTGGGCTCAAGCCGCGCGCCGGAAGCTGGCGGATCAGTATCCGCACCTGCACAACGCCGAGCTCAGCAAGACCCTCGGAAAACTCTGGAG GTTACTGAACGAGGGCGAGAAGCGTCCGTTCGTGGAGGAGGCCGAGCGTCTGAGGGTGCAGCACAAGAAGGACCACCCCGACTACAAGTACCAGCCCAGACGGAGGAAATCAGTGAAGAACGGCCAGAGCGAGAGCGAGGACGGCGAGCAGACACACATCTCCCCCAACGCCATCTTCAAGGCCCTGCAGCAGGCCGACTCTCCGGCGTCCAGCATGGGCGAAGTGCACTCCCCGGGGGACCACTCAG GTCAGTCCCAGGGTCCCCCGACTCCTCCCACGACCCCCAAAACGGACCTGCCGTCCAGCAAAGCGGACCTGAAGCGCGAGGGCCGTCCGCTGCAGGAGGGCATCGACTTCGGCGCCGTGGACATCGGCGAGCTGAGCAGCGACGTCATCTCCAACATGGAGCCGTTCGACGTGCACGAGTTCGACCAGTACCTGCCCCCTCACGGGCACCCGGGGGTCGGCAGCGGCGCGCAGGCCTACCCCGCCGGCTTCGGGGGCGCCTGGATGTCCAAACAGCACCCGATGGGCGAGCAGCGGACGCAGATCAAGACGGAGCAGCTGAGCCCCAGCCACTACAGCGAGCAGCAGCCGCCGCAGCAGCAGGGCTCTCCGCAGCATGTGGCCTACGGCTGCTTCAACCTGCAGcactacagcagcagcagcagcagcagcggaggaggaggaggaggtggaggctcGTACTACAACTACAGCGAGCACCAGAGCCCCGCCGGCTCCTACTACAGCCAGTACCCCGCCTTCAGCTACCAGAGGCCCATGTACCCCCCGATCGCCGACAGTCCACAGCACTGGGAGCAGCAGCCCGTCTACACCCAGCTGTCCCGGCCCTGA